A genomic stretch from Maniola hyperantus chromosome 22, iAphHyp1.2, whole genome shotgun sequence includes:
- the insc gene encoding uncharacterized protein insc has product MSNFQRTRSKVWWGDSPPNVGSPVVQPEWNQNERREEQNWEPQLPHWIANQPEQRNISADNLAQANNMPNQWPLRHGSPGSHKSQDSGFSDSDSSPPVSQYYSTPDNSDKDNSDKNKSTNSSDSNNNENITVKQANDFQNTLHCKDVNNLNTSNNVNSATPTPKPRLRSSSVIQTPYDLQKYCEVHHDEEHMELLKDKDNENTSKVESKYPSPKNINNESQNKEKVTKTIQKSVSSNSSKNVNNASTNSPKIKSNKENNPNTSAIQIDTKDTSVKNINILSPSKKYPIKKFVSSTDSDSTKTSKIAKVKDLETSKNISDESFEYIKLSHNNEIAVNNQPRVRTPISNVSYVPTERISTAKPEYKRSMSNEESIPISTTPKFQRNRLNQSLNFEGQRLDQQILDIQEGYHSLGYIDEDELPKPEKLSPKEQMHKPIKALLGKNIMDSLHLKPTKKAGPKSKYRLAKDQFKLFTTKKEKPGVVTDKAGGVLNGSRVPSLGLPRTCDQSSWVIVGYPVQQEMLIPNYNERLVGTESDTNVKGKDKGASNENIDKCNRITPPPQFQDKQSIPYETNSKTDKNLTHDSKREKLKIDDMNFSDLQLDLGCTSTPKMLAPHEYMNGAQNSSTKNSRRLNLIENFNGGLVLNNRNEILFRERSIDQTTLERICERKPECVQYWLSDLIGSCENECMTTLQSKPLGAEMKAMVSASSATITGNIKKVQTHGQIIVHQYSDVIRQMESNQISEEQICLLVANINEFVLAHSITLNTKPPGETPERWDKIKVSLQMYLQKLIDIGEDVKIELNESKPEWNLVQKHLDTLIEIFLETTKAVLVQQMKTLVSIIEEPPSDLILKSTLTSIGHLAMLTEDPETSLHDKCAKIMKSITDLPFVDCGVPRALLTAIIETKKSSIKALSLRALATVCVTGDAVKQFEEGGGIEILSDILSDQSNPEPQMREAITVLTQITAPWLRGHYDLTQLHLFLNNIIEHITGLLSRTDCCQLLLLCTACLVNLVRELELERKEDTTGSDIVAMITHHRTVERLLDAVKRRGPNISVFLQEQTASLLASLSRVPRCVLFLSHVSSASVALVCFVRAASPVAPRRAEQRAQHRLHCHAAEAISRLAVVPDVASQIVQLEGVPHLTRLVRMQRTLPPIDINPDQILIHCLKALRTIYKHHPEAFTEQKDVDEMIRPHLMESLMLFSAKQESYV; this is encoded by the exons aTGTCAAATTTTCAACGAACAAGAAGCAAGGTCTGGTGGGGTGACTCACCGCCGAATGTTGGCAGTCCAGTGGTTCAACCCGAGTGGAACCAAAACGAGCGCAGAGAGGAACAAAATTGGGAGCCTCAGCTGCCTCACTGGATAGCAAATCAGCCTGAACAGAGAAACATTAGTGCCGATAATTTAGCGCAAGCGAATAATATGCCAAATCAGTGGCCTCTCCGACACGGCAGCCCCGGCAGTCATAAGAGTCAAGATTCAGGATTCTCGGACTCTGACAGCTCTCCGCCCGTATCTCAATATTATTCTACGCCAGATAATAGTGATAAAGATAATAgcgataaaaataaatctacgaATAGTAGCGACTCGAATAACAATGAGAATATTACTGTTAAACAAGCTAACGATTTCCAAAACACACTGCATTGTAAGGATGTGAATAACTTAAACACATCTAATAATGTTAACTCTGCAACTCCTACACCAAAGCCTCGATTAAGAAGCAGTAGCGTAATACAAACTCCTTacgatttacaaaaatattgcgAAGTTCATCATGATGAAGAGCATATGGAGTTGTTGAAAGACAAAGATAATGAAAATACAAGTAAAGTAGAATCAAAATATCCTTCTCCGAAAAACATTAACAATGAGTCACAGAACAAGGAGAAGGTTACGAAAACCATACAAAAATCAGTAAGTTCGAACTCCTCCAAAAATGTTAACAATGCTTCAACTAACTCTCCAAAAATAAAGAGCAATAAGGAAAATAATCCAAATACGAGTGCAATACAAATAGATACCAAAGATACatctgttaaaaatataaatattttaagtccTTCTAAGAAATATCCGATCAAAAAATTTGTATCCAGTACAGACAGTGACAGTACGAAGACGAGCAAAATAGCTAAAGTAAAAGATTTGGAGAcaagtaaaaatatatcagACGAAAGTTTTGAATACATTAAGCTATCACACAACAATGAAATTGCGGTCAACAACCAACCTAGAGTTCGAACACCTATATCTAATGTTTCATACGTACCTACTGAAAGAATTTCAACGGCAAAACCAGAATACAAACGTAGTATGTCAAATGAGGAAAGTATTCCTATTTCAACTACGCCTAAATTTCAAAGAAATAGACTTAATCAATCACTCAATTTTGAGGGGCAGAGGTTAGACCAACAAATACTGGACATTCAAGAAGGGTATCATTCCTTAGGGTATATTGATGAAGATGAATTACCAAAACCGGAAAAATTAAGTCCAAAAGAGCAAATGCATAAACCTATTAAAGCATTACTAGGTAAAAATATTATGGATAGTCTCCATTTAAAACCAACTAAAAAAGCTGGACCCAAATCCAAATATCGATTGGCTAAGGATCAATTTAAGttatttacaacaaaaaaagaaaagccCGGCGTCGTAACGGACAAAGCTGGAGGAGTTTTGAATGGAAGTCGAGTGCCATCGTTAGGTCTGCCTAGGACTTGCGATCAAAGTTCTTGGGTAATCGTGGGGTATCCAGTACAACAAGAAATGTTGATACCTAATTATAACGAAAGATTGGTAGGAACGGAAAGTGATACTAATGTTAAAGGAAAAGATAAAGGTGCCTCTAACGAAAATATTGACAAATGCAATCGAATAACCCCACCGCCGCAATTTCAAGACAAACAAAGCATTCCATACGAAACCAATTCCaaaacagacaaaaatttaacaCACGATTCAAAGagggaaaaattaaaaatagatgaCATGAACTTTTCGGATCTTCAACTAGATTTAGGTTGTACTTCGACGCCAAAAATGCTAGCACCTCATGAGTATATGAATGGCGCTCAAAATAGCAGTACGAAGAATTCTCGTAGACTTAATCTAATAGAAAACTTTAATGGCGG GTTAGTCTTGAACAATCGCAATGAAATATTGTTCAGAGAAAGGAGCATAGATCAGACAACATTAGAGCGTATCTGCGAAAGGAAACCTGAATGTGTGCAATATTGGCTTTCGGACTTGATCGGGTCTTGTGAGAACGAATGTATGACGACATTGCAAAGCAAGCCTTTGGGTGCCGAGATGAAAGCCATGGTGTCGGCTAGCTCTGCAACAATCACAGGGAACATAAAGAAGGTGCAGACCCACGGGCAGATCATAGTGCACCAGTATAGTGACGTTATAAG GCAAATGGAGTCAAATCAGATAAGTGAAGAACAGATTTGTCTGCTAGTAGCTAACATCAACGAATTCGTTCTGGCACATAGCATAACTCTGAACACTAAACCACCGGGAGAAACTCCAGAGAGATGGGACAAAATCAAGGTTTCCTTACAAATGTACCTCCAAAAGCTGATAGATATTGGAGAGGATGTGAAAATAGAGTTGAATGAGAGTAAACCAGAATGGAATCTGGTACAGAAACATTTGGACACACTTATTGAAATATTCTTAGAGACGACTAAAGCTGTTTTGGTGCAACAAATGAAG ACGTTAGTATCCATAATAGAAGAACCACCATCGGACTTGATTCTCAAAAGCACGCTAACTTCTATCGGCCATCTAGCCATGTTAACTGAAGATCCCGAAACTTCATTACACGACAAATGCGCTAAGATCATGAAGAGTATAACTGATCTGCCGTTCGTGGACTGCGGAGTACCCAGGGCTTTGCTGACGGCTATTATAGAGACGAAGAAGAGTTCTATAAAGGCGCTTTCTTTGAGAGCGCTGGCCACTGTCTGTGTGACTGGAGATGCAGTCAAACAGTTTGAAGAG GGAGGCGGAATAGAAATCCTGTCAGACATTCTCTCTGACCAATCGAATCCAGAACCACAGATGAGGGAAGCGATCACCGTTCTAACTCAGATCACGGCGCCGTGGCTGCGAGGCCATTACGACCTCACGCAGTTACATCTATTCCTGAACAACATCATTGAACATATTACCG GTCTTCTATCCAGAACGGACTGCTGCCAACTGCTTCTCCTATGCACTGCGTGTCTCGTTAACTTGGTGCGAGAGTTGGAGCTGGAGAGGAAAGAAGACACAACGGGCTCGGATATCGTGGCGATGATCACTCACCATCGCACTGTAGAGCGACTCTTGGACGCTGTGAAGCGACGTGGACCGAATATCTCGGTGTTTCTACAG GAACAAACTGCCTCTCTGCTAGCGTCACTGTCGCGAGTGCCGCGCTGCGTGCTCTTTTTATCGCACGTATCGTCGGCGAGCGTGGCTCTCGTGTGCTTCGTGCGCGCCGCGTCTCCCGTCGCGCCGCGCCGAGCCGAGCAGCGCGCGCAGCACAGACTGCACTGTCACGCAGCTGAGGCTATCTCTAG ACTGGCAGTAGTTCCGGACGTGGCCTCACAAATAGTCCAGTTAGAGGGCGTTCCCCATCTTACCCGCCTGGTTAGGATGCAGCGGACCCTGCCCCCCATAGACATCAACCCAGATCAAATACTCATACACTGTCTGAAAGCGTTGCGAACCATATACAAGCACCATCCTGAAGCGTTCACCGAACAGAAAGACGTCGATGAAATGATCAGGCCGCATCTGATGGAGTCTTTGATGCTTTTCTCCGCTAAACAGGAGAGTTACGTGTGA
- the LOC117992696 gene encoding MIT domain-containing protein 1-like isoform X2, with protein MDIESVAVDIIKRAVDLDTKERYTEALVVYQEGLQVLNEKIRAENDENNKTYLRNKIEEHWNRVAAIKELIQKGKEEGNYCEQVHIENDSTGHGYKNLIGRFLDKEVEYVLIEDPNIRSFHQCQNFLLLCELLVKSCDNLRQIQLKTNKDAKSAANQKDWFYNLKTDLQKYGIQLTIIYSDSSYFRQIILSSGWMIKISRGLDIYKALNNKFCLGVYDLDLRQCHETKVNIVHTKDIKGHISLERSHRDAQHHKNRRGRLGPLEARRSDQSKPLVPRRGDRSKPRVAKRSDQSEPLVARHGEQSKPLMRLDAATGGDPEWNYFWRDATQPDLPDSDW; from the exons ATGGACATCGAGAGTGTTGCAGTAGACATTATTAAACGAGCTGTGGATTTGGATACTAAGGAACGTTACACGGAAGCTCTTGTTGTATATCAGGAAGGATTGCAAGTGCTAAATGAAAAGATAAGAG ctGAAAATGATGAAAACAACAAGACTTACTTAAGGAATAAAATAGAAGAACACTGGAACAGGGTGGCTGCTATAAAGGAGCTGATACAAAAGGGGAAAGAGGAGGGAAATTACTGTGAACAG GTCCACATAGAGAATGATTCCACTGGGCACGGGTACAAGAACCTGATCGGAAGGTTCCTTGATAAGGAGGTGGAGTACGTGCTCATTGAAGACCCTAATATTAGGAGTTTCCATCAG TGTCAAAACTTTCTATTGCTATGTGAATTATTAGTGAAATCCTGTGACAATCTGAGGCAAATACAGTTGAAAACAAACAAAGATGCCAAATCTGCAGCCAACCAGAAGGACTGGTTCTATAACCTCAAGACTGACTTGCAGAAGTACGGCATACAACTCACTATCATATACTCCGATAGTTCGTATTTCAGGCAAATTAT CTTAAGTTCGGGTTGGATGATCAAAATAAGTAGAGGTCTAGACATTTACAAGGCGCTGAATAATAAGTTCTGTCTAGGCGTGTATGATCTAGACTTGCGGCAGTGTCACGAGACGAAGGTTAACATAGTGCATACTAAAGATATAAAAGGGCATATATCATTAGAGCGTTCGCACCGTGATGCACAACATCACAAAAACCGACGCGGCCGCCTAGGACCACTAGAGGCTAGACGCAGCGATCAGTCAAAGCCACTAGTGCCTAGACGCGGCGACAGGTCGAAACCACGAGTGGCTAAACGCAGCGACCAGTCGGAACCATTAGTGGCTAGACACGGCGAACAGTCGAAACCACTAATGCGCCTAGACGCGGCAACAGGTGGAGACCCCGAGTGGAACTACTTCTGGCGAGACGCCACACAACCAGATTTACCAGATTCTGACTGGTGA